The Anticarsia gemmatalis isolate Benzon Research Colony breed Stoneville strain chromosome 12, ilAntGemm2 primary, whole genome shotgun sequence genome segment caaattaatattgtgtttcagaaataaataattgtacctaattaaatgatttattttattttatccctCACTTTCTAAATGATTATTCCCTTATTACATTCAAAACATTAACTAAGTGGCATGCAACTCGTTGATTTGacttacatttaataatattacgattttttcccataggggccACTAAGTTAACGTGAAGTTAACAATGGACTTTTGGCTGCCAAGATCACTCATAACAAAATGAGTttcgatattattttagtagtcgctagttagttgttttttactttgaaaaccAGAACGTATATTTAGTTAGAatctattgtttgtttttttcaatttgttgtAGCATGGGCCCTGTAATGTGATTGTTCTGCGTATCtaacagttacaaaaatattttattctgaaatcTGCTATTATTCATAGACAAACCTACCTAGGAACTGGAGTGAATGGTAACCCTAATAAACAACCCTATTTAATCTGTGGCGTCGGCTGTCAGTTTCTGTCAGCTGTCACTTTAACTAAACTgtcatttttcaatttatttgcaTTCAGGGTCAGGTTATAAATTAGATTACACAAAACGTGGTGCTTCGCTATCCATACAGTCGAGTACGGcagtttattatcatttatatatCAGTATTCATATAACTACAGTGACAAACATGGATTGGGAGCTCAAATACGGGGAGTTATCGAAAGATAAAGAGTTCGTTTCCAACTGTGAGAGTTTGAAAGAGGGATTACAGGAAGTTCAACAAGTACTGGACCAATTATTGCCGCTAAAGGAACAGTACGATAAACTGACGCTACCGGCACAAATTGAATTAGATTTGTTCTTGGCCTTCAGTATGAATTGCCTGCAATGGATTAACATGAGAATAGAAGGAGTGGACCCAACGAAACATCCAATCAAAGATGATCTGCAAAGAATCAAAGTTGTGATGAAGAAATGGCAAGAAATCAAAGACCGGGATAAAAGGCCTACGGTTGATGTGGAAGCAGCAAAGAGGTTTATCAAGAGTGGTCTCTATGACCCATACAGAGCAACTGGAcagcctaaaaataaaaaaataagatttgaTGAAAATGCTGagtaatgtttgttattaaattctaaaatcATTAAGACTGATATTAAGATTATTGTTTAAGACTACATAAGCACCCAGTATGGAATCAAAAATagggtattttttaataatgcaaGTTAACTCATATTTAAAAGGAACTAATACCATGTAATTAACTATccattagtttaatttaaataataatactgtttGATTAGTATGTAATAACTTTTATGTCATCCATATACCACAAGTCTGatgtttaattacaaattttacTAAGTGTTATTCTCTCTGCCTGTATGCAATAATCTCTTTGATTAATTTACagtataaaataagaaaaaactatttcaacCAGTATCTTAGACAACTAAAATTGttgataaattgtatttaaagtttgacaacttagtagagcttTAGCATGCACAATTCATCTATAATATGATTAAGAATTCTGTGtatttacaacattaattaGCTATATTATACATACTACTAATAGCTACATAAGTGTCAGGTCATTAATGTTCTAAATTTggtattttgtatacctccaaTGACAGTGAACATTGCATACAAAGCTCTCTaataagttgttagactatagtgtaagttttttattgtaaatgagGTATctcattatataaaataactttaccaGATGGTATCAAAACCTACAATATACCTCAGTTGTTTTTGTTCTGTACAAGAATAGAAAACAAATTGGGACTCCACTCATAACTCAGTTGAATTTTACAAATGGAAGAAAATTTATACAATGTatgttatgaaatgttaaatcTGTAATAATTCAGAGTGTTGCAAAAGCAAAGGTATATTTTCTTTGCCTTTGCATTAATGAGTTTCCTAACTATAGTTGTTTGCTATCTCTGGTTTTCATTCTGGAAATCATAGActatgaaataatgtttttagatACAATCTGTATTTTATGTgttgtttttaaagtattttgttagtACTTGCTATTAGTTATACATATTGTAAGACCTTGCATGTAAGAATCTGCCAATACTAGGATAAATTCTTGTTGTAgtagtatttaaaagtataatatattatactatgtTTAAAGGATTCCTCTAGTTTtaatgtttgtgtattttatttttaaattggttaTTTAGATGTTTGTAACTCctgtgtaaataaatgtacataagCTTTGATAAATGAaaccattttgtaaataaaatgtttttattcgaACAACAATATTGTAACACCAAATTCTGTCCATACACAATTTAAGGAATGTTATaaattacatcataatattttttcttaacattaAAAACTTGATTATTTATTGTGAGAAATATTAAAccatgaaatataaaatatttttatttcactcaGTTTTGcaggaatataaataaatagaatataattgCAGTAGTTAACTAAAGTTTGTTCTTAAATGTTCATTATTTCAAAGTaactattaaatgtaaattgctTATTTATAATGTGCTAGGTACTGCAAAACTAAGTACTCTTagacatataataaatacacaaacttCTTGTACTCTTTCCcactgaataaattataaaataaattttgtaaattgtaaataatttgtttccATTAAATAACtagtcataataattaaatgttaaaaagtCTAAACACTAGCTGAGAACATTCTGAATGAATGGCACCTAAGGATGCTTTTCCTGAAAAAcaaatatcttttaatattttactgtaacATGATatctgatattattttatatcaagttaCAAATGGTAAATTTTTCGTCTCAGGAAAAGGCACCTTAAATTACTGTTTATGTTTGGAATGAGTAaagtattatcataaaaaaaatcttgataaaaTGACTATTTTTCGACTTGCAACACCAGGCCTGCTGCAGATATATTATCTCCAGCCCCTGCCGTGAGTTGTGCTTCAGTGCATATAAGTACTGGCGCTACACAAATTTCTACTTCTTCATCTCCAATTTTCTCTTCCCAACAGGAGACTGGCTTTGAGGGTTCAAAGAAAACCCTGCTAGTATTATCATTATCTGTGGTTGTAGAAAAACTGTCGTCTAATAAGAGCTTACTCTTGTCTAAGGCAATAACATGGCTATTGCACACATATCTATGTGCAGTCAAAGATGCTTTAGCCGCAGCGGCTTCAGTCCTTTTCCAGTTAGATTGCTTCACTGTCATTATAGCTTGGTAAGCCAATGTGTGGACATGAATGCGAGTTAGTTTTCTGCTGCTTTTGTATTGTTCGTTTTGGCGTCTGATCAGCAAAAATGTTTTTCGCATCTGGTCCAAGGCGGTCGCTATTCTTGGGTTAGAATCAGCAACAACACTGACTTCCCCATGTTCTAGGACACtgtataaattagttaattcTTGTTCATTCATACCTACTGAGTCTACAAATGGCAAGACTTTTGTTGTTAGATGTTTCAGGAGTTCCAGATCGACATAGCTGGCCATTTCAAAATGAGCTAAAGTAGACATTGGCTGAGATAAAATTTGTTTCTTAACTAGATCCAGTCTTTCAGCTCTCAGATctgaaataagaatattattattacattttagatTTATATGTGCTAAACCACGTTTCTTatctttgttttgtaaaatattatgttacttcaagataataatacttatatactaaatatacctaatacatATACATGATCACAGTTCGATAAGGAAACAAAATacagtcaaaaatattattaaacaactaTTTCTCACTCCCCTCAAGGCCaccattacataaatatttaaattattccttTCAGGGCATGATGTCAATTTATTGTGTTTCAAATCCAATCAATTCAATCCAACAAAGACATTAAACTTTTGACTGGGTATTTAATACCTATTTCAGTACTGgttacaaaattatgaataaccATAAATTCCTTACCTCTGCCATCTTCAGCCTTGAATGGATAATTATCCATCATTTGCAGTCCACTAATGACTAGAAGGTTAGGATTGAATCCAGGCAAGTGTTCACCAAACTTCTCCAAGGAACTGAGCAGAGGATTGTTTTCATCATTGTGCATTATGTATCTATTAGCTCTCGGGGCTTTCAACGCACCAAACTTCTCATCAGCTTTATACTCCAGTATCATATGAATATCGTCCCTTACTTCCTCAATACCATCATCTCCAACTATCTGTATCTCTTTTGGAATGTACtcttttagttttttgctcATCTTTGCAGCAAATAGAACTTTCCAGCCTTCCATATGAAAGCGCTTTGCCATCAACGGGGCATTGCCACCGATAGCCCATCTTGAGTCTGACAGTTCCAAGGCTTGTTCAATCAGCTCATCATAAAGTTTCGAGTTGGACATGAATCGTCTGGaattataaaattgttcatTATTTAAAGTGGCATGAATTTATACAGAAAAAttatgacaaataaaattagCCTTTATCTTGTAAAACATTAGGTTGATATTTAGTTACACTTATTTCCTTATCAGTTCGAGGACGTCAACcataaattatactaataacATGTTATTACTTATAGATAACTTACTCGGCCGCGGCACCATGTTTGAAGAAATACGCAAAACTCTTGAGGAATTCCTCTTTAGTCGCGATCTCGTTGAAATGTTGCGGGGTTCCCTTCAACTCTCTGTGATCCAATAATAAGGTTGCATTAACAAATAGGTCGTGACATGCGCCATAGCCGAGTGCAACTTTCGGCTGCAGATTTCCAGCTCCAACTCTGTTCTCTTTCTCCAAAAACAACAAATGTTCCTTCACCGGCGATAAACGAACATCTCCAACATCATTCTTACGGTAGTATACCGCGTATAACACTATACAGAACGATAATATAGAACCCAACTTCAAAGGAGCGCCAGCCATTATTAAcgtttaattatgtatgtaatttataaattggAATGCATTAGTAATTAGCTACTTATGAGATCCACGTCACCTCATAGTTTCGGTTAAgccatttatgtatttaatgtcTATTTCGacgatattaataaattcagtcCGAGGTGACGTTGTGTTTTGTGTGACAATTTGACTAGTGACATTTCATAAATGACAAGCACGTTATCAAAACTTTTACGGAGAATTGCGTAAATTGGAACGAGTTTTTAgggtgtcaaaaataataataaaattattgaaattaatgtgTAAAGTAAAATCtagaaataaatgcatttttatttgttatatggAAGTTTAAAGGTTTTATAACACAACAAATTTAACAAATGTTGGTTGAGTTACGGTTTTATTAGCAAAATTTATAATTGTAACAAAGTATCACTATGCTGTAGTGTTATAAACCGTAACGAAACGTAATCTTTACATGATTCCGGGCATTTCCGGGCGGGAAAAGTGAAAAGTCGGGATAGCAAAAAACGCAGTATGCACAATATGCACACTCAgcagacatttaaaaagtttgcTAATGAATGGCATGAGAGACCTCactattgtttttg includes the following:
- the Rrp47 gene encoding ribosomal RNA processing 47 — translated: MDWELKYGELSKDKEFVSNCESLKEGLQEVQQVLDQLLPLKEQYDKLTLPAQIELDLFLAFSMNCLQWINMRIEGVDPTKHPIKDDLQRIKVVMKKWQEIKDRDKRPTVDVEAAKRFIKSGLYDPYRATGQPKNKKIRFDENAE
- the LOC142976953 gene encoding ADP-dependent glucokinase, producing MAGAPLKLGSILSFCIVLYAVYYRKNDVGDVRLSPVKEHLLFLEKENRVGAGNLQPKVALGYGACHDLFVNATLLLDHRELKGTPQHFNEIATKEEFLKSFAYFFKHGAAAERFMSNSKLYDELIEQALELSDSRWAIGGNAPLMAKRFHMEGWKVLFAAKMSKKLKEYIPKEIQIVGDDGIEEVRDDIHMILEYKADEKFGALKAPRANRYIMHNDENNPLLSSLEKFGEHLPGFNPNLLVISGLQMMDNYPFKAEDGRDLRAERLDLVKKQILSQPMSTLAHFEMASYVDLELLKHLTTKVLPFVDSVGMNEQELTNLYSVLEHGEVSVVADSNPRIATALDQMRKTFLLIRRQNEQYKSSRKLTRIHVHTLAYQAIMTVKQSNWKRTEAAAAKASLTAHRYVCNSHVIALDKSKLLLDDSFSTTTDNDNTSRVFFEPSKPVSCWEEKIGDEEVEICVAPVLICTEAQLTAGAGDNISAAGLVLQVEK